One genomic window of Variovorax sp. RA8 includes the following:
- a CDS encoding chromate resistance protein ChrB domain-containing protein has product MSLLFLPPWLLLIVSLPTSGATARTRIWRALKSLGCMALRDGAYLLPAGEEREVALQELAEECRREGGHAWLMDVQPRSVDEAATYRQLFDRSDDYAELCKSWKEAGRTLSGLAGSEVSRMQRRLQRERDMVRAIDFFPGDASLEAEAAWTEFTQRIERVLSPDEPHETAGGIARLDASSYQGRTWATRRRPWVDRVASAWLIQRFIDRDARFQWLSQPSDCPKGALGFDFDGAAFTHVGERVTFETLMASFDLEQDAALMRVAALVHQLDVGGEPVAEAAGFEAVLAGAHQRLDEDDALLAEMSKMLDSLYAYFQQAGGRPG; this is encoded by the coding sequence ATGAGTTTGCTGTTCTTGCCACCCTGGTTGTTGCTGATTGTTTCGCTGCCTACATCCGGCGCCACCGCGCGGACCCGCATTTGGCGGGCGTTGAAGTCGCTTGGCTGCATGGCATTACGGGACGGGGCGTATCTCCTACCAGCTGGTGAGGAACGCGAAGTGGCGCTGCAGGAACTGGCTGAGGAATGCCGGCGCGAGGGAGGCCACGCGTGGCTGATGGACGTGCAGCCGCGGTCCGTCGACGAAGCTGCAACCTACCGGCAGCTGTTTGACCGCAGCGACGATTACGCCGAGCTGTGCAAGTCCTGGAAGGAGGCGGGACGCACGCTCAGCGGGCTGGCGGGGTCCGAGGTCTCGCGCATGCAGCGCAGGCTGCAGCGCGAGCGCGACATGGTGCGGGCCATTGACTTCTTCCCCGGCGACGCGAGCCTGGAGGCAGAGGCGGCCTGGACGGAGTTCACCCAACGCATCGAGCGGGTGTTGTCGCCAGACGAGCCTCACGAAACGGCAGGCGGCATTGCCAGGCTGGATGCGAGCAGCTACCAAGGCCGGACGTGGGCCACGCGACGTCGGCCCTGGGTGGACCGCGTTGCCAGCGCATGGTTGATTCAGCGCTTCATCGACCGCGATGCGCGTTTTCAGTGGCTGTCCCAGCCGTCAGATTGCCCGAAAGGCGCACTCGGTTTCGATTTCGACGGCGCGGCGTTTACGCACGTGGGCGAGCGGGTGACCTTCGAGACGCTAATGGCTAGCTTCGACCTGGAGCAGGATGCTGCGCTCATGCGCGTCGCCGCGCTTGTACACCAGCTCGACGTGGGCGGCGAACCGGTCGCCGAGGCTGCAGGCTTCGAGGCCGTGCTGGCAGGCGCGCATCAACGCCTGGACGAGGACGACGCGCTGCTGGCGGAGATGAGCAAAATGCTCGACTCCCTGTACGCGTACTTTCAACAAGCTGGCGGTCGCCCAGGATGA
- a CDS encoding chromate transporter has protein sequence MSAQTTTGAAGPEAVPPTLTYFQLFMRFLKFGFLAWGGPVAQVAMLRRELVNEERWISSERFNRLLAVMQVLPGPEAHELCVHLGMRAKGRLGGVLAGLAFMLPGFLLMLALSWLYFRMDIAGTALGAAFLGVQAAVIALIVRAVHRIGEHILVDRWLWAIAIVAALASAAGVAFWITLPAAGGVYALWMLKRGRLALLVAAGAVALAAAMALWAPRAQPLVEAVVQGEASLLLIFVAGLKAGLLTFGGAYTAIPFIRNDAVGRGWITDGQFLDGLALSGVLPAPLIIFATFVGYVAGGPLGALVMTAGVFLPAFAFSLIFYDRLEAVLEVKEMHAFLDGVAAGVVGLIAATTVDLAFVTAARVPSLAVAVSIFVAALAFLYAWKNKLNIAVAIIGAGVAGWLLMPSGA, from the coding sequence ATGAGTGCGCAGACGACCACCGGCGCTGCCGGCCCCGAGGCCGTGCCTCCGACGCTGACGTACTTTCAGCTTTTCATGCGGTTTCTCAAATTCGGCTTCCTTGCCTGGGGAGGCCCGGTGGCGCAGGTCGCCATGCTGCGCCGGGAACTGGTGAACGAGGAACGATGGATTTCCAGCGAACGCTTCAACCGCTTGCTGGCCGTGATGCAGGTGCTGCCCGGACCCGAGGCGCACGAGCTGTGCGTGCATCTGGGCATGCGTGCGAAGGGGCGGCTGGGCGGGGTGCTGGCCGGTCTCGCATTCATGCTCCCGGGATTCCTGTTGATGCTGGCGCTGTCATGGCTTTACTTCCGGATGGACATCGCTGGCACGGCACTGGGCGCCGCGTTCCTTGGTGTACAGGCAGCAGTGATCGCCCTGATCGTACGGGCGGTGCACCGGATCGGCGAGCACATCCTGGTGGACCGTTGGCTGTGGGCCATCGCCATCGTGGCCGCACTCGCCTCCGCCGCCGGCGTGGCCTTCTGGATCACCCTGCCAGCCGCCGGCGGCGTCTATGCCTTGTGGATGCTCAAGCGTGGCAGGCTCGCCCTCCTGGTCGCTGCCGGCGCGGTGGCGCTGGCCGCCGCGATGGCGCTCTGGGCGCCGCGCGCACAGCCGCTGGTGGAGGCGGTCGTCCAGGGCGAGGCTTCGCTGCTGCTCATCTTCGTCGCCGGGTTGAAGGCGGGCCTGCTCACCTTCGGCGGTGCCTACACGGCGATCCCGTTCATCCGCAATGACGCGGTCGGCCGCGGCTGGATCACCGACGGCCAGTTCCTCGACGGCCTGGCCTTGTCTGGGGTGCTGCCCGCGCCGCTCATCATCTTCGCCACTTTCGTTGGCTATGTTGCCGGCGGGCCGCTCGGTGCGCTGGTCATGACCGCCGGCGTCTTTCTTCCCGCGTTTGCCTTCTCGCTGATCTTCTACGACCGGCTCGAGGCAGTGCTAGAGGTCAAGGAGATGCACGCCTTCCTCGACGGCGTCGCCGCCGGGGTGGTCGGCCTAATCGCCGCGACCACGGTTGACCTGGCGTTCGTCACCGCCGCGCGTGTGCCGTCGTTGGCGGTGGCCGTATCGATCTTTGTCGCGGCCTTGGCCTTCCTGTATGCCTGGAAGAACAAGCTCAACATCGCAGTCGCGATCATCGGGGCCGGAGTCGCGGGTTGGCTGCTGATGCCGAGCGGCGCGTGA
- a CDS encoding superoxide dismutase gives MTTSPAFQSQDALKPLPFDPSKLTGLSERMIRSHWENNYGGSVKALAAVKARLVQAAGDKDLPPYIYNDLKREHLIRTGSVVLHELYFENLGGSGEAAATEREAIAQAFGSFEDWEREFRRIGAGLGGGSGWVVLGFNLHTRQLENYWMADHAHGPAATVPILVMDMYEHSYQMDYGAAAAKYIDAFFQNIQWESVSARLAGARAI, from the coding sequence ATGACTACATCCCCAGCATTTCAAAGTCAGGACGCGCTCAAGCCGCTGCCGTTCGATCCGTCAAAACTAACGGGTCTGTCCGAACGAATGATTCGTTCCCATTGGGAAAACAATTACGGCGGCTCGGTCAAGGCACTGGCCGCTGTCAAGGCCCGGCTGGTGCAGGCCGCAGGCGACAAGGACCTGCCGCCCTACATCTACAACGACCTGAAGCGCGAGCACCTAATTCGCACTGGATCGGTGGTGCTGCACGAACTGTATTTCGAGAACCTCGGGGGCAGTGGCGAGGCCGCAGCTACCGAGCGAGAGGCGATCGCTCAAGCCTTCGGCAGCTTCGAAGACTGGGAGAGGGAATTCCGCCGCATCGGTGCCGGCCTCGGTGGGGGGTCCGGCTGGGTGGTTCTTGGGTTCAACCTGCACACCAGGCAGCTGGAAAATTACTGGATGGCCGATCACGCGCATGGACCGGCCGCCACCGTTCCGATCCTGGTGATGGACATGTACGAGCACTCTTATCAGATGGACTACGGCGCTGCGGCGGCGAAATACATTGATGCTTTCTTCCAGAACATCCAGTGGGAGAGCGTGAGTGCACGGCTGGCCGGCGCACGTGCGATATGA
- a CDS encoding site-specific integrase, producing the protein MNRVVDYIEAAERDNTRRSYASAIRHFEIEWKGLLPSTADAIARYLADYAPTLAINTLRQRLAALSRWHADQGFADPTKSPLVRQVLKGIRSIHAVPEKRARPLELAVLQQIDQWLDVAIGNAQRSGDRPALLRQTRNRSLMLLGFWRGFRSDELVNLRVENIEVTPGQGMACYLGRTKGDRQLQGRVFKCPALSRLCPVTAFNAWIDLAGLTEGPVFRKIDRWGNVADESLHADSLIPLLRSLFAEAGVESPEEYSSHSLRRGFAGWTRASGWDIKELMEYVGWKDVKSAMRYLDASDSSLQARFEQGLTALAPAVPQLLPLLLTEQIEAPRPPAEGTTPMAVLRVTLVLARFSKQSRGLARGHRLIEQTCFERFAMQRLNTEGTLYELAVPYLSRDLLDEVIATLLDDMYRIAEDNQCLLETSFHEPATDTYWD; encoded by the coding sequence ATGAATCGTGTTGTTGACTACATCGAAGCCGCTGAGCGCGACAACACGCGTCGGAGCTACGCTTCGGCCATACGACATTTTGAAATAGAGTGGAAAGGCCTCCTGCCCTCGACGGCTGACGCCATCGCCCGCTACCTCGCCGACTACGCGCCTACCTTGGCCATCAACACCCTTCGCCAGCGGCTGGCGGCACTGTCCCGATGGCATGCCGACCAAGGTTTTGCGGACCCCACCAAGTCGCCCTTGGTGCGCCAGGTCCTTAAAGGCATTCGCTCAATTCACGCCGTGCCAGAAAAGCGCGCGCGCCCCCTGGAGCTGGCGGTGCTCCAGCAGATCGACCAGTGGCTCGATGTCGCGATTGGCAACGCCCAGCGGTCCGGCGACCGGCCGGCCTTGCTGCGCCAAACCCGCAACCGCAGCCTGATGTTGCTGGGGTTCTGGCGCGGCTTTCGCTCCGACGAGTTGGTCAACCTGCGCGTAGAGAACATCGAGGTGACGCCGGGCCAGGGCATGGCGTGCTACCTGGGCCGCACCAAAGGCGACCGGCAGCTGCAGGGCCGTGTTTTCAAATGCCCAGCCTTGTCCCGCTTATGTCCCGTGACGGCCTTCAATGCCTGGATCGACCTGGCCGGGTTGACCGAGGGTCCGGTGTTCCGCAAGATCGACCGCTGGGGGAATGTGGCCGACGAAAGTCTGCATGCCGACAGCCTGATTCCGTTGTTGCGCAGCCTGTTCGCCGAAGCCGGTGTCGAGTCGCCCGAGGAATACAGCAGCCACTCCTTGCGCCGCGGCTTTGCCGGCTGGACCCGCGCCAGCGGCTGGGACATCAAGGAACTGATGGAATACGTCGGCTGGAAGGATGTCAAATCGGCCATGCGCTACCTCGATGCGTCGGATTCCAGCCTGCAGGCCCGGTTCGAGCAGGGCCTGACGGCCCTGGCACCGGCAGTTCCGCAGCTACTGCCATTGTTGTTGACCGAACAAATCGAAGCGCCCCGCCCACCGGCCGAAGGAACGACGCCCATGGCAGTCCTGCGCGTCACGCTGGTGCTGGCCCGCTTCAGCAAGCAGTCGCGCGGCCTGGCTCGCGGTCACCGGCTGATCGAGCAGACCTGCTTTGAGCGTTTCGCCATGCAACGCCTGAACACCGAGGGAACGCTCTACGAGCTCGCAGTTCCCTACCTGTCACGTGACTTGCTGGACGAGGTGATCGCCACGCTGCTCGATGACATGTACCGCATCGCCGAGGACAACCAGTGCCTGCTGGAAACCTCATTTCACGAACCCGCGACCGACAC